In Centropristis striata isolate RG_2023a ecotype Rhode Island chromosome 8, C.striata_1.0, whole genome shotgun sequence, the genomic window gcccaaaaatcatgaaatccgagttgaaaaattatactatttactccaataaaaaacaaaaatatgctaaatgaactgttttggaacttgaaaacataggatacaaatataaacatataaaaaggtaaaattttaatataacaaaactatatacaaaaaagttccataaaaacatgtatatttatagccttttttccccttgttagctgcaacgcttcaaaacaaactacgtgcaaaattacacagagagctacaccaacgctcaaatatttcagtactatcaaaattaaaactatcatatctttggttttacatgacctagggATGTCAAACaaaattgggagaaagtttcaagtctgtactttggagtgaagttgatagcaacgctccatgtgacctagtttttttgttaaacgtcacatgatctaATCAGGAGGGCActatcatagaccccagagggttaataatcatgctattatttttttgtttactacaggTGTGCTTACACTCGCCTTCTGGATGGCAAAAATAGTCTTCATTCATTGGACACAGCACTGGAGTTTCAAAACCCGATCACCTGTCACACATCATCTTCCATGATTGACACTTGCAACCAACATAAGACACACTTTAATACACACAAACGCAGCGAGTAGCAGCATGgcagagcagcagcaacaggagGAGGCAGAGGGTGTGTATGTGGAGCACCAGTATATGTGCAGTGAGTGCCACCAGCTCTTCAACACCCTCGAGGAAGTACTGATCCACCAGCAGATCCACACTGGCCAAGAGGGAGATGGAGAAGGGGAGATCATGGCCATCCAGAGCATCTCAGACATGGAGCACACTCAGCAGTATCAGTGTCTGGAGTGTGGGGCCCTCCTTGTAAACCCAGAGGAACTGCTGCAGCACCAGGAGATGCACATGAGAGAGGCGGGGATGGAGGTGGAGCAGCAGGGTGAGAGAACTGTGTGTATTTTGAGCATGCAAGATAGTCTATGCATGATGCAACTCTGTGGACATTTTTCTCCCTTTTAGTCATAATAAGACTACAAAACAACActaactgtctgtgtgtgtgactgttccCCAGAGCTGTGTGAGATTCTGGAGACAGAGGTAGGGTCAGACGGACAGGTCCCGGGACCCGTTCAGTACCAGTGTCTGGACTGTCTGGCTCTTTTTGACTCCCCTGACTCGTGGCTGGAGCACCGGCGGACCCACAGCAGGAGCAGCACACACAGTACCACAGACACAGTGGTAAGGGAGACTTGTTTAATTTACAAATAACtatcaaacatttttgacaGGCATTAAAAACAACTCTGTAGAAATAGTCAGTCTTCTTGCTGATCGTCTTCTAGTTCATATGGAGGCATCAGTATTGACACTGATTGAGTTTCATAACCCATTAAAAACTCCATGTCGCTGCTTTAATGAACCGACTGGTGCAGTTCTTTAACAAACATTTCAACTGTTGGTGCCACACCCTTTTGGAGACACAGTAAGAATtagtttgttaaaataatttgcttGCGGAATTGAAAGTAGTTGTATCGTGTTATTGCACTGTAACAACGATAAATAAAGCATGCATATTGGGCTACAGTCTGTAATGAAGTAGGTTTTATTCTGCAGGCTCATTCACATGCTCAATTTATGTGAAGTGTGAATTGCATTGTCATCTTTACTGGGAGTTTTGTCCGACACAATCAAAGTAGAGTCTGTGTGCACTTGATAATACTGGCTCAGATCTCATTACAGAGTGAAGCAGACAACGGAATAACTGTAAATTTGAGCAGTAAATCTGTTAACAGCTGTAATTTACTCATAAACTTTCTTCTTTGCTGAGTCACTGACGTGCACAGCTCAACATCTCAGCATTGTGGAGACACTTGGCAGCTTCCGACTTTGCATTCATTTCATTTGGGTCATTTGGGTCTCTGGAGTGCATTCAAACGGCTTCAAAGTGAAACATTTATCTCAGCCACTCTCTGGGTTGTGTAGGCCAGCACGGACTGGTCTGCTGCAACTGCACTGTAATTCTAGAAAATACTAGTTTGAATGGGTGTGAGGCCAAACAGCTGACATCTAGTCTGCAAATAATCTGATAAAAGACTTTAATGGGAGTGACAGCACTGACTCCTTTACATCTTTGCTCTTCTAAATGAAAAGGCAACTATCAAACATTGCTTTCTGAATATAAAAacgttatgttttttttttgcccttgtAACAGGAGTATGTGCTACAGCCTGATGGCACTGTCACTCCGCTCAACACTGTACAGAACTACGTGCTGAGCGAGCAGCAGGCTGGGGAGATCTTGGCACAGGTATTTAAGTCTGTAAACACTTCACAACACAGGGATTAAATGAAGATGAAGGGTTTTAAGGCTCGTACATTTTTGTATGTGTATCTTCCAGGTTCttgctcagcagcagcagcagcagcagacgcaGCAACAACACAGGAAACGTCAGTCTGTGTCCAAACAGGCTGCACACTCTCGTTCCGCCCTGATGCCTCCGGTGACAGCGACCCCCGGCTCCGCCACCATGCACCTGCAGATTCTCACAGCTCAAGCTCTGGCGGACAACTCCACCAGCCCCAGCCAGCGCCGCTCCAAGCTGCCCCCCCTGTTGCCCGCTGTGGGCCGAAGCTCCTCTGGAAAGCTGGGGGTGCTGGAGAACGGCGTCCAGAGACTGGAGTTAAGGCTGGCCCCCGGGGTCCAGGATGgcacccagcagcagcagcagcagccaacgGAGGTGGTGGTCATCCACCCTTATGAGTGCTCAGAGTGCTCCCTCCTCTTCCAGACCCCTGAGGACTTCCTCCAGCACCAGGGAGAGCACTTCCTGGGGCAGGACAAAGAGAGCGGGGAGCCAGGCGTCATGAGTGGCTTCGAGGAGGTGCGAGGGAGGGAAGAGACTGCAGAGAAGGTGGAGGACATCAGGATCAGAGTGGCGGAGAAGAAGGCGGCGGCAGCAGCGGTCTGGGTCAAGCCTCAACAATGTGACCTCTGCAGCCGCACCTTCACCTCCGTTAACCGGCTGGCTGCCCACAAGCGTGTGCACGAGCAGGGCACGCACGAATGTCCAGAGTGTGGAAAGGTGTTCAAGAAGGCGACGTCAATGCAAACGCACATGCGCACACACTCGGGCGTGGCCAGGTACCTGTGTGTGGACTGTGGCAATGGCTTCACCACTGAGATGACTCTCATCGTGCACAGGTAAACACCACAGCCGCCTGCAAGACTGTGAGGGACAAACCGCTGATATCAACTTTGataataattagggccgggactttaacgcgttaattaagattaattaattacacaaaaattaacgcattttaatcacacttatttttgcaccgcggagcgtttctcactggatgtgtttcaggtggaccgattatactggagcaccaactagcgttcatgagttcagacaacaacaaaccacagtgaacatgaaggaagaagctgatgagacgctttggttggccccgtggatgatgggacatttagttacaaaaaaccaacggatggaagcgtcgataagtaataataatagtcagggtttccagtgttctgaatgtacttgaaagtattgtgttttactttaaaaaccaaagtattgtagtttacagaaggtctacctacctatatgCTACCTGAATTGTactatatttttctaaatatgctattgctacacttaatggcaaaaattgcactggtctgttggacttgaacaaaaataaaaaatatttttgttgcttaagcttatgtattcagtcattattcaatggtatactaaaaatccatgtgagaaaaattacttctcactgttctcaggtcaaatatatatatgcgattaaaatgtgattaatttcgattaattaattacaaagcctctaattaattagattatttttcttaatcgagtcccagccctaataatacatttatttatgtagcacctttaaaaacagcattcacaaagtgctttgaacaagcatgaataaaactcatgcaaaaataagaaaccaatAATGAAGAAGACAAAAATACCACACAAGTTCAAAAGACCAACATCACGTGAATGCAAGTCTGAAAAAAATTTGTTTTGAGAAGTGACTTAAAAGAATTCACtgatttttaattctttttcttGTCTTACAGGAAGTCCCACACTGCAGATCCCCTTCACAAGTGTCAGTTCTGCAACAAAACCTTCACCAACATGACCAAGTACCTCTACCACCGTAGAACCCACCTCAACCGTGACTCATCTGGCACACCCGCCCCTGTCTCCATGgtagaaaaataaacatatccAGCTCCCCAATTCTGTAAACAACCTGAAGTTAGTATCAAGTTTCAGTATGACTTGTTTTTCCCTGCAGGTCTCAGCTCCAATAAGAGCATCTCTCTCTGCTCTTGCCGTCAtacagagagcaagagagaagaATTCTCACACTGAAATGGCGAAGATGAACCTGATGGCCCCTCTCACGGAGGATGAGATGGAAAAATTGGGGGAAGATTCGATACAAAGTTCTCAGAGCAAAGAggaaggaggtgaggaggagaagcagggaGAGGACAACAGCATGGAGGTGTCTGCCCCATCTGAAGGCAGCACCAGCGAACCCCAGCAGGAGGAGGATTCCTCCAAGTCTGGCTTAGGTACAAACCCTGCTCCCCCGGGTGATGCTGGTGGAGGAGCTGAAGCTGCGTCATCAGACAAAGGATCTTTTTCTTGTCGTTCATGCTCCAAAACCTTTCCCTCCCAGCTGCAGCTTGTTCACCATCGACGCAAGTCCCATGTCCCTGAGCGCAGCTTTGTTTGTGGCATCTGCGGCAAGTCTTTCAAGAAGCAGATCCACGTGCGAAACCACATACGCACTCACACCGGCGAGCGGCCCTTCCAGTGTTCTGACTGCGGCAAAACCTTCTCGTCTCTCGCCAATCTGATGAGACACAATCTCATCCACTCCGGCGTGCGACCGTACCGCTGTGACGTCTGCCACCGCACGTTCTCACAGTCCTCCAACCTCCGTCAGCACAGCCTGCTCCATTCCAACGCTGCCACACTCTGCTGCCCAGACTGCCCCGCCACCTTCCGCTGGCCCACCAAGCTGGCAGCGCATCGCTACACGCAACATCCCGGGGCTCCGGCGCCTTTCCCATGTCCCCACTGTGAGGCTGGCTTCCTGACCAGGAGGCAACGAGACAACCACTGTCTGGAGCAGCACCCCACTCTGGTGCAGGCTGCTGGTCCCGGGACCGAAGTGGGTAAACACACGGACAACCAAGCAGAGTTGGGCAAAAATCTGACCTCTGAGCCCTCCACCTCAAACACAGCAGAGACCAAATCAGGGGATTCGACCAGTGTTGTGCGTGGGGTTCTAGACTGTAACATTTGTGGAAAGAAGCTTAACTCTCCCGCCAACCTGCGGCTTCACAGACTGAGCCACTTCGCCCTCGGCCCCGGGAGGCCGATGTGCACCACCGGGAAGCGGCCCAAAGCCCACCAGTGTCCCATCTGTGGCAAACTGTTTGTGTCTTCCTCCGGAGTTGCACTTCACCAGCGAGTCCACACCGGTGAGCGCCCTTTTCCCTGCCAAGTGTGCGGCAAGCGCTTCCGTCAGAACACACACCTGCGAGAGCACCTGCGCACACACTCGGGTGAACGGCCTTTTCGCTGCGAAGTGTGCGGGAAGGGCTTCATCCAGAGCATGCACCTGGCCGAACACCGGCGGACACACACAGGCGAACGGCCTCATGTTTGTCCACAGTGTGGCAAAGCCTTCAAGACGTTCTCCAACCTGAGgaaccacaaaaagacgcacGCCAGGCAGCAGAGGCTGGACGAAGAGGCTGCTGTCCAAGCTGCAATAGAGACGAGCTCTGCTGTGGCGGTGGTGGACGCCTCGGCGGTGGAACTGGCTAACGGGCAGCCTCAACTCATCCAGATCCAAACCTCAGATCTTCAACAGGTCAGAATGGATTTCTTACTAGTTTagcacaatttttttaaaagttgttttcactttaaacagttaaaattagTGAGAGAATTACATTTAACAAGCACCTTtgtgtaactaagtacattttctcagGTACTCTACTTTagtacactacatttagctgtcagCGTTAGTTGCCTTTCAGGTCAAGAGGAGCATGAAGaaatatgattatttaaaatgattacacaagTAGGCCTGTAACGatcacacattttttaggacgatatattttacCAGAAACTATCACAATGAACGATAGTATTGTTGCATCgatgtcgttttagttttataacgatattagagcattataagtacatccttttccacagcaatgaacttttaaatcttgagaatattaaacattggaattgtaatgtggaaaagaaatattaaaatatcctagataaataaaacaaataaataaaatacaaccaaaacaaataaaatagaatttcagactctgttaacaaaacattgcaatgagataatcatttattatattgtttacttattaaaataacatataaacagttggaatggctgcttgggaaatagtttttttggcaattcatactgcctgttaaacatttgcagcattactttaaacacaacacaaaaaagcacaaaagtcacgcatgtaaaggacaatatattgagtccagaaaaaactgTTGTGTCAATTTTTgatatatcgaacgataagtcgatatagtaattatcgtgacaggcctatacACATATTTATAAATGAAGCCACATGaaagtaatttattaaaatattaagtggttaaaattaaaatgctttttacattaatgcaataaaaaattataatacaataatcTTTGGAATGTAGCCTATATAACAATctacataacgagtacttttacttttgatacattaagtacattttgatgctgatacttttgtacttttacttgtattggagtaaCTCTGCAATGAGGTATCGGtactttactgcagttaggGATCTGAACAGTTCTTCCaccagttttggatttttcattagttttaatttcgtagtgattttttgttttcaaattaatttagttttaattagtgtttagagtgtgtttgctagttttaattagtttttattttttgtaaaatgcttagttttagtttagtttttattagttttggtgttagtttttttgtaatgggctgtgTTGGGttccagattaaaaaaagtctttattgcCTTTATTTGCTTTggcttatccatctcagccccaataagtttattaagtcataaaaccagatagatgaaatagatttcatatccaccaaaaaggtttacgtatgagaaaagttgacaaagacgaaaactaattacattttcactataattttaattagttttgtaaccacaaaatacagtttcagttagttatcgttttacaaaaaaatcgttatttttatttcaattaacgaaaatgttttttcaattctagttttcgttatttcgttagttttcgttaactataatgaCCTTGCTCTGCTGTTAGTTGAACTCATTGTTTCTTCCTGTCAGACGCAGGGCCATCCTACCATCATGTGTAATGAGTTTGGGGAGACGATCGCCATCATTGAGACCAGCGAGGGAGGAGCGCTGCCTCTGGAGCAGGCCCTGGAGATCTATCACACAGCTTTGGAGAACGGTCTCGCCATGGACACAGTCGCTGTGGACGGACTGCAGCTCCTCTGAGgacaaacaaataatttattctGCCGGATTGTTGAGCTAACTAGAGACTAACTGACTACTGAGAGGTTGAGGGTTAAGTAACTGGACAgaaatgctgtaaaatgtcaaaatttatATAAAGTTTAGCAACCAGACCAAAGTAATAAATCTTACTTCTATTACAAAGCTGTGAGAGGGATCAGTATTGAAGTTTGTTGACATAATGAAGAATAACATTAAGGATATGGCATTCATTATGAATACGGACCATTGGTTGTGCCTCAGATGACGTGTTtggtttattttatcatttatatgaAATGGATGTgatttttcctgtttaaaaGTGTGGTCGTGCTGTTGAAAAAAGCTGGaatcaataaatgttttttcaaggtGATAAACATTTGTGACACATGCTCCcattcaacacaaacacatattaaAGTTCACTTACCTGGAGTCACCTGTGGCCTGTCGGGATAATGACTTCATTTTTAGGAGCTTctgttacatttaaaatgtgtggcAAATAGAGATCCTTCATTATAGATATACTTGAACCACAGTATGTTGTATCTCTGCATAAAGCAGCTAGAAGAGCACCACGGCCTCCTGTTGTAAAGATCCCAGTCTGGCTAGTACGTGCATTTGCTTTTTTGTAGCAAGTGAAATAAAGATGCAACTTATTTTTAATACTTCTTTCCGTTTTTAAACAGCCGTTTGCAGAATGCACAGCGATTAGGTatctttttctatttattaCTATGTAACAACTGTAATATAACAATGGCGAAACACAGTAAACTTTGTTAGCCACCAACATCAATTTATAGATTGATGTAAAGCCATATTTCACAatgtatttcataaataaaaaattatttcataCCTGTCCAGGAGGAAGCGGGACAATTTATTATCAGTTCAGAAACCTTTCAGAgcctacaaaaaaaaacttctgttcAACGCaattctttttctctttgctggTCCTGGCCCAGTTTAGTCatgacacaaaatatataatgaCAGAAGTAAAATTATCTGAAGAAAAAGTTATTCTTGCTTCCTTTTAAACATACCATTCATTGCCAAACTCTGTCTGGGAATATGTAAACATTGGCTCTTCCGGTCTGCCTGCCGTAAATTGTTTTGTCTAATTTAGCAGGGAATCGACTAGACAGAAACAGTCAATCTTCTCACTGATGGTCTGCTTATGGAGGTCATAAAGGTTAAATAACCAGTTTAAAACTCCTTGCAGCTTCTTTAAGGAAAACccatttttcacatttccagCGGTAAAATCACTTTAATTGAACacctatttttatttgcatacTGAAAGATACAGATACAAACTTAAATTATTCATATAAATTCCTCTCTTGTATACTGGAACAGCAAAACAAGGAgtataacacaaaaacattaatagccatatttattattgttttttccatttcatgtgTTTTACCTTCGGTAATGGGTGTCTTAAAAGTCAACTTATGTTCAATGACAGTTTTTTCCTTATCAATAATATAATGAGTCTACTGACTCTACAGTAATTATTTACAACACAACCAAGTCTTGCACAAAGACACAACCAGTATTAGATCCTACCAGCTCTCTTTGATTCATCACCCTCCCCTCACTTCCCCCAGTTTTCTCTCCGCCTGCCTGAAAAGGAGGTCTGGAGAGAGCAATAAAGTGACaaagggaggaaggagggaaggaaagaggtGGAGGAAGGAGATGTACAAGTGTCGGGATAAAGAATCAAACTTAGcgagggacagagagaaagaaagagagagagaggcgtacagggtcgtctaaaaacatacgGCTTATTACTGCTGAAAGAATAAAAAGGTCCATGTTGGGTTTGTCGTCCTCTTTGAaatgtacaataaaaataactgcACCGCAGGTCCTTGCAGAGGTTAGAGGCCAGTCAAGGGAAGACTACAATGGAGGAACTTTACAGGTGTGGAGCAGCTTCTCTCACCTGCCtccaaaattataaaaaagaaataaacagctggcagaaatgaaagaaaaatctgCCAGCAGTTAGAACAGAAAGGACCGGGGATCACTGCAATGATATGaggagtaataataataataataataataaccatagGAATAGTACAACAACAAACTGAATATGACAATGTTAAATACAAatcaaattgttttaaaaaaaagttaataaaactGCTTGGCAATAGAGGATTTAGGCTGCATCAGCCTGACCTCTACGACTAAGAGCCAGGATGTGCCCGTTGACTCTGAccctcctccttccttcatGGCAAGCGAATGAGAGGCACAGGAATGCTCGGCTCCTATCTACTGGCATGTGCTAGGGTCAGTCGCGAGAAGGGAGGGCTTGGCCAGACAGGTAATTGCAGGAATGATGGCACTGCCAGAAGTCCACTTGAGTTTCAGtctgttttttcagtcactCGTCGTAGACCTCCCCTGAAGGTCTACATGTGAGCAATAAAACCGAGAAAAAGATCTCTCCAGGTCCACAGTAATGAGTTCTCGTTGAATCAAATACGTTTCCGGCTGTTGAGGGCCCAGCCCCCTTAATGTCAGCAGAAACAAGACACAAGCTTACAACGGTTAAGTCTAAATACAGGTTTTTCCTCAAGCAGACACTTACTGCTTTAACTTCTAAcgctattaaaaacaaatatcaaaacagaTCACGTCCTTGTTGTTTTAAAACTGCTGACTCGTCACCGTCTCAGAGTGGGTTAAGAAGGTCTCTCTGTCCAAACACTAAAACCAATTCTTCTTCAAGGCAAATGGGTGCAGCTGTGCACAATAGTCCTTCGTTCACTGGCATCGATGGGATCGCTGTCCAACGTGGTTAATACAGAGTGCTAATTCAAGTGTGGGAATTAAGAGTTTGcagggtgtgtgcgtgtgtgcgatGTGGTGTGTTATGTTGTAGTTTTTGTGCCACtggtttttatgtgtccttttttggtacaAGGGTCACAcattaccaaaacaaaaaaggccCAACATTGCATACAAACATCTCTCACTCTCACGGGTCGGCTGCCGAGGATGGAAAAGAAATCGGGATCTGACCGGAGGAGAGTGTGGGGGAAAAGCGTGTAGGGGGCGGAAAGGTGTGACTTAAACCACTGATTGGCCAATCTGATTTGTCATCGTCCCTCATCTAGAAGATTCCTGTGAATCACGAGCATCTTCTGGACTCCCCTCCGTCCCCTGCTCTACGTCTTCATCCTGCAGGTCCCCACCTCCTCTCATCGACCCTTCTCCTGACTGGGAGCAGGAGGGTCCGGGATGGGAGCCCATCGAGTCAGGGATGCCTAAACCAGGGCCATCGGAGGGTGTAGCCGTCTGCATGATCTTCTGCCGGACCTCCCTGATCTTCAGCTGCAGACACACCTTAGTGGGAAATATATCGGAGTATCTTGTCTGGAAGGCTGCAGTGGCCTGAGctggaaataaaaacaacacagatcAGTGTCTAACAGTGGAAACTCattctgaaaacacacagatactATGTATATTTTGTGTACTTATTCTCTAGTATTTGTTAAGGGATGCCATGGTGAAGAAATTTGCCCACCAGTTAATAAACTCATGACAaaacctagggctgggcgatataaaagatatatcgatatattttaaaatgtgatacggaattggaccatatcgcatatgtcgaaatagttcaattttttctttctttatatataaatgctgcccttactagtgtttgtcatatttagttcttttgtaatggaAAAAGATTGGGCTAttatatttcataggctatttttattgaagatatttttattaaatgttagtttatggagctttgatttgagaaaaaaaaggtactcctgttgttatacagtatttatgttcacttaaataaaaagtttcaataaaactacttgtgatatGTCATAtgtctttgactgaacatttgctctcactttgagatgaAAAATattcgggatatatatcatatatatcgataatcagcctaaatatattgggataagacttttggtccatattgcccagccctaacaaCACCTAGAAGAGAAATTTGTCgattgggttaaaataagaaatattgcCAAATATAGCTTCTTCTTGCTTTGACACCAAATCCTCCAACGTTATCTTGTTGGTCTTGTTGCACCTAAAGCTGGCTCATGATAAGTGAAATCTGACTCCTCTGTGCTGCGACTCTGCTGCTGCACGGAGCCGACGCTTTCAGGTTATATTTAATTCCAACGGGCGCAGCTGTGCTGTATTCTGGTTTGCAACACCGTCTACTGAAGAAAGCTTGTGTTTGCGTCTTACCTGATGGAAAGAAGCCCTGCTCCTGGAACAGCTGCATGACCAGCGCTCGCCTCTGGTCCAACGTCCGTCGCAGGGAGGAGTACGGCACCTTGTCAAACTCCAGATCTGTCAGGATGTCTTCACCGTCTGTGGCTGGTGAGACACAAACAGGACGAGGTGTTGAGTTGTCaggaaattacttaaaataatgaacatctttgatatttttaggcatTAGATTTAAACCAGTGTTGAcatcagtttcacagaaaaaaaaatcttcatttaAAGACAAATTTTTTCAGCCTACAATTTCCTACATTCCTACTTGTCAGTTTTTACTACATCATAATctcctcttgtttttattgcaggggggtaaacaaaaagaaaaaagggagcaAAAAGTAAGCATTAAAGACTGCATAATACACCGTGCAGATACAGGGTTAATCAGTGGCCTCTAAGTATTTGGATGAATTACTTCCATAACAAGACCAATATGAATCTTTGTGTTGTTATGCTAGGCCGGTCACACAAGCATCTTATGTTTTCTCTTTATGTATGACAGCGTTGCACAGAATCttattcattaaaataataatttccctgaCACAGATCCTCACTGACCTTAGAGTAAAAGAAGGCCAACAATAGAGGAGGATTTTTCAAAGTTAGACACAGaagataaaaatgcattataatgaAAGTGAAGTGCAATCACTGGAAAAGAAAGCCCAATAAACACTCAGCAGGCGGTCTCCTTCAGCCCAAACCCCTCAACCTCTGCTTCTGTTACAGACTAAGAATAGAAGACCGTACATGCCCCCCCATGAGTGGTATTTACTtttgataataatattttttcaactGTATAACTGATCCTTGTCcttgtgtccctgtgtgttaCCTGCTCTGTCGAAGGTGAAGATGTCTCCCTCACACTTGGCGGCACTTTTAGGTGTGTTGGGCTCTGAGCTGCAGCTTGAGCGTCGCCGACTCTTTCTCTTAGGAGAGACTTGTTCGTCAGTGGCTGAGTCCAAATCTAGaagcacacagaggaaacaaactTAATGTGAACATCTGCTCTTCACTGAACGACCTACAGTTGTCTAAAAGCGTTAAGTCAGAGTATCATGAGAGTGAAACCTGTAGAGTTCTTCCTCTTGCGGCGATAGCTGCCCAGAATGGCGCGGGGTGAAGTGGCCAGACTCTGCAACGTGGGTGATGGCAAAACCTCCTCGGGCCGAAACTCTGGCAGCTCGGC contains:
- the znf526 gene encoding zinc finger protein 574 isoform X2, with product MAEQQQQEEAEGVYVEHQYMCSECHQLFNTLEEVLIHQQIHTGQEGDGEGEIMAIQSISDMEHTQQYQCLECGALLVNPEELLQHQEMHMREAGMEVEQQELCEILETEVGSDGQVPGPVQYQCLDCLALFDSPDSWLEHRRTHSRSSTHSTTDTVEYVLQPDGTVTPLNTVQNYVLSEQQAGEILAQVLAQQQQQQQTQQQHRKRQSVSKQAAHSRSALMPPVTATPGSATMHLQILTAQALADNSTSPSQRRSKLPPLLPAVGRSSSGKLGVLENGVQRLELRLAPGVQDGTQQQQQQPTEVVVIHPYECSECSLLFQTPEDFLQHQGEHFLGQDKESGEPGVMSGFEEVRGREETAEKVEDIRIRVAEKKAAAAAVWVKPQQCDLCSRTFTSVNRLAAHKRVHEQGTHECPECGKVFKKATSMQTHMRTHSGVARYLCVDCGNGFTTEMTLIVHRKSHTADPLHKCQFCNKTFTNMTKYLYHRRTHLNRDSSGTPAPVSMVSAPIRASLSALAVIQRAREKNSHTEMAKMNLMAPLTEDEMEKLGEDSIQSSQSKEEGGEEEKQGEDNSMEVSAPSEGSTSEPQQEEDSSKSGLGTNPAPPGDAGGGAEAASSDKGSFSCRSCSKTFPSQLQLVHHRRKSHVPERSFVCGICGKSFKKQIHVRNHIRTHTGERPFQCSDCGKTFSSLANLMRHNLIHSGVRPYRCDVCHRTFSQSSNLRQHSLLHSNAATLCCPDCPATFRWPTKLAAHRYTQHPGAPAPFPCPHCEAGFLTRRQRDNHCLEQHPTLVQAAGPGTEVGKHTDNQAELGKNLTSEPSTSNTAETKSGDSTSVVRGVLDCNICGKKLNSPANLRLHRLSHFALGPGRPMCTTGKRPKAHQCPICGKLFVSSSGVALHQRVHTGERPFPCQVCGKRFRQNTHLREHLRTHSGERPFRCEVCGKGFIQSMHLAEHRRTHTGERPHVCPQCGKAFKTFSNLRNHKKTHARQQRLDEEAAVQAAIETSSAVAVVDASAVELANGQPQLIQIQTSDLQQGHPTIMCNEFGETIAIIETSEGGALPLEQALEIYHTALENGLAMDTVAVDGLQLL
- the znf526 gene encoding zinc finger protein 574 isoform X1 — its product is MAEQQQQEEAEGVYVEHQYMCSECHQLFNTLEEVLIHQQIHTGQEGDGEGEIMAIQSISDMEHTQQYQCLECGALLVNPEELLQHQEMHMREAGMEVEQQELCEILETEVGSDGQVPGPVQYQCLDCLALFDSPDSWLEHRRTHSRSSTHSTTDTVEYVLQPDGTVTPLNTVQNYVLSEQQAGEILAQVLAQQQQQQQTQQQHRKRQSVSKQAAHSRSALMPPVTATPGSATMHLQILTAQALADNSTSPSQRRSKLPPLLPAVGRSSSGKLGVLENGVQRLELRLAPGVQDGTQQQQQQPTEVVVIHPYECSECSLLFQTPEDFLQHQGEHFLGQDKESGEPGVMSGFEEVRGREETAEKVEDIRIRVAEKKAAAAAVWVKPQQCDLCSRTFTSVNRLAAHKRVHEQGTHECPECGKVFKKATSMQTHMRTHSGVARYLCVDCGNGFTTEMTLIVHRKSHTADPLHKCQFCNKTFTNMTKYLYHRRTHLNRDSSGTPAPVSMVSAPIRASLSALAVIQRAREKNSHTEMAKMNLMAPLTEDEMEKLGEDSIQSSQSKEEGGEEEKQGEDNSMEVSAPSEGSTSEPQQEEDSSKSGLGTNPAPPGDAGGGAEAASSDKGSFSCRSCSKTFPSQLQLVHHRRKSHVPERSFVCGICGKSFKKQIHVRNHIRTHTGERPFQCSDCGKTFSSLANLMRHNLIHSGVRPYRCDVCHRTFSQSSNLRQHSLLHSNAATLCCPDCPATFRWPTKLAAHRYTQHPGAPAPFPCPHCEAGFLTRRQRDNHCLEQHPTLVQAAGPGTEVGKHTDNQAELGKNLTSEPSTSNTAETKSGDSTSVVRGVLDCNICGKKLNSPANLRLHRLSHFALGPGRPMCTTGKRPKAHQCPICGKLFVSSSGVALHQRVHTGERPFPCQVCGKRFRQNTHLREHLRTHSGERPFRCEVCGKGFIQSMHLAEHRRTHTGERPHVCPQCGKAFKTFSNLRNHKKTHARQQRLDEEAAVQAAIETSSAVAVVDASAVELANGQPQLIQIQTSDLQQTQGHPTIMCNEFGETIAIIETSEGGALPLEQALEIYHTALENGLAMDTVAVDGLQLL